A segment of the Vicia villosa cultivar HV-30 ecotype Madison, WI unplaced genomic scaffold, Vvil1.0 ctg.001540F_1_1, whole genome shotgun sequence genome:
GTAGCTTAAGCGTCATCTTCTTTTTATATGCTCTTATTACGACTATATTTTCATTAGCATTTGTCTAACTGGTTACACAATTATTTATAACTCAACattctataaaataaaatatttatgttgTGCATTTGTTATCAAACTaacaaatagaattttttttttttgttatcaaCCCTTATATTACGCTGTTTACCTGTGATGCCTTTTAATGTGTATCAACACAGTTTGtggtttttatgatttttccttAGCAGGCTGGTGAGATTTATTATTGCAATATTAAATTATCTCATGCAAATGAGCTGTGCAGAAGCACTCACAATATTATAAAAATGAAGCATCTTGTTTTTATCCATGATTATAAAGAGAACCTCACCTTCCAATCACATGTTACTTACTTTTCCCTTCTATTTCATATCACTGTCCATATACCTTTTTTAGTTGAACTCACTTGTCTCTTGCCTATGTAACAACCTACCTAAAAAGGTGCAGTAAAGTAAGACATGGCAGTAACAGTTAGCTTTGAAAGTTTGAAAGAATCTACCATTCTCAATACTAGTCATACATTTCACTAATTCAACTATAAGAACTCTAAAGGTCACTCCTATCTTTTCCATTCTATTTTTGTACTGATAAGTGCCAAACTACTACTTTGTTTCATCTTTTGCTTCAAGTTCAACTTCTTTGGTCTTTCCCCAAAATGGTCAGAAAAATATCATACCTTACCTTACTGCTTGCATTTTTATTTCCTTCATTCTTTGCAAATACTAGCCAGTTGGCATTTGCAAAAGGAACAGACAATGTCAGAGAAGCTTGCAAAGTAACTAGGTATCAAAACCTTTGTATGCGCTCCCTAGCACCGTTCTCTAACAGTGCTGGACGAAGCCCTAGTAAGTGGGCGAGGGCAGGAGTGTCGGTTACAATCGGAGAGGCTAAGAATGTTCAAGCTTATCTGTCAAGCTTCAAGAGGCGCGAGCATTTAAGAGGAAGAAATAAAGTTGCACTTTTAGATTGTATTGAAACTTTTGCAGATGCCATTGACGATCTTCATAGGTCACTGAATGTGCTCAGAAGGCTTAGCAGAAGCACATTTGGCACCCAAATGGGGGACCTTAATACATGGTTAAGTTCAGCCCTCACAAATGAAGATACTTGCCTTGATGGGTTTCAAGGCAAAAGTGATAAGAAAATTAGATCGCTGCAAAATAAGGTTTGCAAAGTTTATTATGTAACCAGTAATACTCTAGCTCTTGTCAACAAGCTTGCCACTACAGGTCTAGGAAGCATTTCTGATCCATAGAAATTATAAATGAAATGTTTCAACAAGGAGCTAGAATAAGCTGTTTACATGATTAACTAATTAAGTTATCCTCTCAGCATGCATGCTTCTAATTTGATCAATTAGTGTCATGCTCGTTGTTCATGATAAGCTGTCTTCTCATCTTATTTTATTCCTATTTCCGAGTCTTTGATTTCtatctaaaggaaaataaatgttATCTTAATATGGCCATCGATAGATACTGTTTTTCATCCATAAACCACATAAAGAGGAATGGGTATTTAAACTATTCCAATAACTATTTGTATACATCGTAAATTAATTCATGCACGATTTAATTTTGGCGGGCATTAGAGCAAGATACGGGTCTGGGTCTGGTGTATGTAGATTTAGTTTTGGGGTATATGTTATGGTACTGTCTGTTAtggttttttatttgtttctggTACTGCTATGCTGTTTGGGTGGCTTGGTGTGCTCTGCTATGGTTTTTTATTTGTTCCTGGCACTGATATGTTTATTTGGGCATTACTTATGCCTGGTTAAGTAATAAAGTTATTtggcatttaaaaaaaaatgcatgCACGATTTTACTGCTCTTTATTCGAGCCCTATTCCTACTAACACCACCTTTTTCTTGGAATTACCTTCTAAATTGGAGTTATCAAATTGATGGAGCTTGGTGTATTTTGTGCCACTTTAAGGAAGTTTTTCTGTTTTCTTCTAGTGACCAAAGGGGAGGCATTTACTCTATTGATAGAGTCGGTGCTTTCTCCCAAATGATGGATAATATGGGATGTTGGATATCTATACGATGAATGGCATATTAACTTGCCATAGAAGTTGTAAGATACAACAGTTAATAAAaaccattttaataaaaactagttaattttttaaatggtTTAACTTCAGTTTGGTTAAGGTTCAAAATTAGTTTACAAACAAGAACCGGTTAATTTATACGAACTATTAAATGCATCTCTAAACCGTACTCCATGCACGAGGAACTGACACATTACGTACATCCTCTGACACCAAATGCTCATGGTAGTTGACAAATATCTCATCAACATCTTTGTGAAGGACAATGACAAGAGCAGCTATCGCGGGGTCCGTAGGTATACCTTGCAGATACCCGTATAACATCAGTATTCTCTCTAGGGGATGTGAATAGATAAGTCGAGACCCATAAGTCAACTATCTAGAGTAACCATGATATCTCCTCCATATATCGTGTATGGCGATGCTTTACAAACAGTGAGAAACAAATATCTTTCACTAGAATGCGGTTAAGGGAAAGTCTGTACGACTCAATCGTCGGATTTCCCTTGAGTGGGTTAATCGAACACACATGACAACTCTCTAGTGTAGTCATGTAGATATTCTCAACTGATAATACCAATAAAATGTTGGAGGATCCATGCCTAAAAATGATTCAGATGAAATATCAATAAGGGTGTAGAACAAGTAGTTTGAAATTAATAAACGACGAGTAAATCAATTACCTGAAATAAATAGTTGCATTTAGTCATTTGTATCGTCTTCCATTTATTGTCCGACTAATTTGGATTACAAGTACACCAAATAATCTCCTCCTTTTTGTACTCGTGAATCCTCTCCAAGTTCATGAGTATTTAAGATAGACAACATCGACATAGGTCACACTTTTGTCTACGAAAATGTCTGTGCCGAACAAAACAAGAAAGTATGTCTTAAATGCACATTGTTTATGGTAGCCAACTTGTGTATCATCATCCACAACATTTACAATTGCATTCAAAtggtcaatatatttttttttgttaggaATGAAAATCTAGCATGACACTCTATGGTGTCTTCTATCTCCTTTTGGGCATCTCACTCATATCAACTTCTAATTATGTCACCATTTGGCCGAGTGTCAAATCTTCGGATTTAAAGTGATCCAAAAATCTTCTTTTGTACGGAAGATGGAGGAGACATAATACATCATCAAGGGTGAAACTCATCTGATCAATAAGAAGATGAAATGACGACATCTTTGCATGCCATCTCTCAACAAATACAGACAAAAGATCATGGTTAATATAAACTTAACTTGTACTACATAAGCCTTTCATACTAGATAACTTAAATACATTTTGAAACCAAGGTTCATTCGGCTAGGGCAACATTTCTATTTTCCTAGCATGGTTTATACACTTTAGGGTGTCACGATACTGAAAAAAATACATCAATATCAAACAATACAATTTGTATAAAACAAGAATATTAAAgagtaattaaatatttatactaCCTCTCCTTCTCATACATGCCTAGCAGTATGATGTGCATAAATTAGAAGCAGTGTCATATCATCTGGACCTCTAAGAAAACCACCAGGTGCGGTAGCAACAAGTCAAGTTGTAGGATGTGGATCATGCACATATACAACAACATCATAAGTAGGGATGCTCAAATTAACCAGTTATATAAATTATTCATATCCATATCCAAATTCGGTTATTAAAAACTGGTTAATTATTAATGTGGTTTTAACCAAGTCCATATTTTGAACATATTATTAATACGGTTTTAACCAAATCCACATTTTGGATATCCATatccaaaataaaaactaaatcagTCTATTTTATTAAAGTCACaaaaaatatcttaaattttggcaaaatactctttttagtcTTGTATCTTGTAGCCAGGGTTCAATTTTGTCCCTTAACTAAAAAAAGGACCATTTGAGTCCCTTAACTATACAAATTGAAACACATTGGTCCTTTTCGTCTACTCTGTTAGTCAAATTCTATTAATAAATTACGTGGCAGTGATGTGAAATGTCATGTGGATTTGACCAACTTTTGCAATGGAGTTAGCGTTGAAAAAACCTGTCGCTAAAAATTATTTATGGGTTTTTTAGTGTTGTTCTTAGTCATCTTTCATCAAACTTACAAATTTTCCCAAATCCAAAAAACCCATAgaaaatcaacacatatatattttCTAAACTATAACAAACTTACATTTCTTCTCCATAAATAAAGCCTTTGAGAGATCTCATTTGTTCAATCTCTCCATTATTCAATCATCACACTTTCTGGTAAAAGTTCATGACTTCTTGAATAAATATTGTAGTTAAATAGTTTttaatattcatatatttttaattttcttttgcccTCCAATACAAATTTTTGAAGCTTCGCCACTATTCTCGCTTTCTCTTTCTCGTGACCATTACATATTTCAGTTCTATAGTTGACCATACTTTTCACATGTTATGTTCACTATCATTATTCTTCCTTTCACAGGTTTATGACCATGGTAGAAATAATTTTGACTATTTGAAATTGTATTTGGACAACAAACACAATATTGACTTGGTTGATTACCAGTTCTACAATCAGAAATTCTCTACTAAGGAAGAAGTTGTAGATCTCTATAAAAAACTGGTAATTGATTACAATCCTGCTAAAGTCCTAGCAGAAATTGGCATTCCTGTCGACCCTATACTTGACGAGGGCATCAAATACCTCGTCAAACACAAATTACTTCCGGGTATTTtcttttggaattttttggactCAATCGATGGTCCCGACACATTTTCTATAGAGAAATATCTACAAGATCTCTGATTAACCTATGTTGAATGTTCTAAATAAGACATGTGAATTGTGTGCTTGTTTTAATATTGTATGTGTGTGAGTGTGCTTGTTTTGATATTGTATGAGTGTAAGTGTGCTTGTGTATTGCATtgttttcttatttgtttttttaccaTTTTGTTGCAAGGGCAGAATTACTTttgttgtataattatatgtaatGCTTTGAATAATAAGAATCAAATTTATGTATGTTTTGCTTTCTTTAACGTTACTCAATTCACCATTTCTTTACACCGGCTATTTCGGTGCCTTTTAGTTCATTATttataagggttaaataagtttttaatccctataaatatgacacttttcacttttagtccttacaaaaaatttcgtcgaattttggtccttataaaattttcCGTCATAAATTTTGGCCCCTCCCGTTAGATTGCTCTAACGGAGACTTACGTGGCATGCCACACGTCTCGCCACGTCAGACAAAGGCAGAATTAAAGAAAAAGAGGcggattgcgggggttttaaaccccctttaaataccTTTTTTTGCTTGATATAGATACAATACAATGAATTTCCATTTAATATAGACAATATTTATAgctgttttttatttttacttcgacaatattaaaaagaaattattttaattaattttttattctcatttgtccctatatatttttataataatataataattctgatttttaattaaaatataaaaattaaaacttactaattgaattgtggcaaacaattatttttatataaggattaaaaatttaatatgcaaaaaaaatatagttaatgtattattattattttaatattgatgTTGGCTATTAAAAAAACcacttattttattcttttactaCAAATATTTATCATGAatataacttttataaaaaaaaataatttatatatgacATGCATTTCTtctaaatttagtttttttataataatttattttatttaatatcatttattttattaaataaaaaaattattaggagtactaatttatattaattttatataaattatacaaaaaaaatattaagttaaattcattaatgaataaaaatatatatagctAGAGCAATactaagtaaataaaataaacaaaaaaaaataagaaaggtgACTAAgactttaataatttgattaattgataaaagataaataattgtcccactcataatttatatctttcaatgatattttttattgatttattggccatgtttataataattataaaaaataattatgaatactaatttattttaattttgatagatattataaaaaattattgttttttaagttatttaaagggaGGTTATCTTTTATTAAAAAAGTATTATATAAAAAACATGCAGGGTTATAGTTTTGTTTAGGTGGGGTACACGAATATGTTCTGGtttatttttatcaaatgaaATGAAACAGTAAATTGGTGTTTATAATAGATAGATGGTGGTTcaaatttatcaattaaaattagtTGGTCCCAGAAGATAACATGCTGCAATGATGTGTTCTCCGTGAATGTGCCATTTACCTTTCCAGATTTCGTCAACCTTGCTGGGAAGACAATGGCTAAAAAAAGAAAGGATACAATTAAACGTGATTATTTTGGAATCTGCATATGTGGATGATGATGTTCAGAGAGATATGTTTTGTATGTACCTTTCTCCTGTAAATCTTCAGAATAAGAAGGTTAGTAAAGTCTCTTAAC
Coding sequences within it:
- the LOC131635744 gene encoding pectinesterase inhibitor 6-like — its product is MVRKISYLTLLLAFLFPSFFANTSQLAFAKGTDNVREACKVTRYQNLCMRSLAPFSNSAGRSPSKWARAGVSVTIGEAKNVQAYLSSFKRREHLRGRNKVALLDCIETFADAIDDLHRSLNVLRRLSRSTFGTQMGDLNTWLSSALTNEDTCLDGFQGKSDKKIRSLQNKVCKVYYVTSNTLALVNKLATTGLGSISDP